A window of Streptomyces marispadix contains these coding sequences:
- a CDS encoding sensor histidine kinase, with the protein MSGTVHHRDGEGPGGLPRMHLDDLLEELQTRIDAVRGKRDRIQSLLDAVLSVGRELELPQVLQRIAEAAVVLVDAEYGALGVLGEDGRVSRFIPVGADGRQKNEDGGPLTAPLPAGDVLLDELTRNPVPLRLSDLDGSGTSRRLPTGHPPIRSFLGVPIRVRDEVFGHLCLTEKRGGGEFDGEDETVLSTLAAAAGVAVENARLYEEARYRQRWMEANAEVTRALLSGIEEQRVLGLIVELARTILSADLGVLALTENGGETLRVAVAAGTDAEHHRALRLPREGSFAGAAMAAGEVTVSADIENDARFEGASPRWEGLGPAVAVPMIAENAARGVLLLARAKPCRPFDGPQIAPLSAFAGQAAVAMELAERRRDAEQMTLLEDRDRIARDLHDLAIQRLFATGMTLQSAEPFVEHPKARERLLRAVDDLDATIKIIRSTIFGLRSHDGDAASHEGLRGRITGAVRDVASALGFTPELRMEGLLDTEVPGAVADEAVAVLREALSNVARHASADSVRVTAEVAAEAAPEATGETTGGHGPTGRTFTLGVVDDGAGIPEGARHSGLHNLAERAERLGGGLRLDTPPGGGTRLVWRVPADEPGGGDGAGAGVGEEGTPGG; encoded by the coding sequence ATGAGCGGCACTGTGCATCACAGGGACGGCGAGGGGCCCGGCGGGCTGCCCCGTATGCACCTCGACGACCTGCTGGAAGAGCTTCAGACACGGATCGACGCGGTGCGCGGCAAGCGGGACCGCATCCAGAGCCTGCTCGACGCGGTGCTCTCCGTCGGCCGTGAGCTTGAACTCCCGCAGGTGCTCCAGCGCATCGCCGAGGCGGCGGTGGTGCTGGTCGACGCCGAGTACGGGGCGCTCGGCGTGCTCGGGGAGGACGGCAGGGTCTCGCGCTTCATCCCGGTGGGCGCCGACGGGCGGCAGAAGAACGAGGACGGGGGCCCGCTGACGGCGCCACTGCCGGCGGGCGACGTCCTGCTGGACGAGCTGACCCGCAACCCGGTGCCGCTGCGGCTGTCCGACCTCGACGGCAGTGGGACCTCGCGGCGGCTGCCGACAGGGCACCCGCCGATACGTTCGTTCCTCGGGGTGCCGATCAGGGTGCGGGACGAGGTGTTCGGCCACCTCTGTCTGACGGAGAAGCGAGGCGGCGGGGAGTTCGACGGTGAGGACGAGACCGTCCTCTCGACCCTCGCCGCCGCGGCGGGCGTGGCCGTCGAGAACGCACGCCTCTACGAGGAGGCCCGCTACCGCCAGCGCTGGATGGAGGCGAACGCCGAGGTCACTCGGGCGCTGCTCTCCGGCATCGAGGAGCAGCGGGTGCTCGGGCTGATCGTCGAACTCGCACGGACCATCCTCTCCGCGGACCTCGGCGTACTCGCCCTCACGGAGAACGGCGGCGAGACGCTGAGGGTCGCGGTGGCGGCGGGCACCGACGCCGAACACCACAGGGCGCTGCGGCTGCCGCGCGAGGGCTCCTTCGCGGGCGCCGCGATGGCCGCGGGCGAGGTCACCGTGAGCGCCGACATCGAGAACGACGCGCGGTTCGAGGGCGCCTCGCCACGCTGGGAGGGTCTGGGACCTGCCGTCGCCGTGCCGATGATCGCCGAGAACGCGGCCAGGGGCGTACTACTGCTCGCCCGCGCCAAGCCCTGCCGCCCCTTCGACGGACCGCAGATCGCACCGCTGAGCGCCTTCGCAGGACAGGCCGCCGTGGCCATGGAACTCGCCGAACGGCGCCGCGACGCCGAGCAGATGACGCTGCTGGAGGACCGCGACCGCATCGCCCGCGACCTGCACGACCTGGCGATCCAGCGGCTCTTCGCCACCGGGATGACGCTCCAGAGCGCCGAGCCTTTCGTGGAGCACCCCAAGGCACGTGAGCGGCTGCTGCGCGCCGTGGACGATCTCGACGCCACCATCAAGATCATCCGGTCGACCATCTTCGGCCTGCGGTCCCACGACGGCGACGCCGCCTCACATGAGGGGCTGCGCGGCCGGATCACGGGCGCGGTGCGGGACGTGGCCTCCGCGCTGGGCTTCACGCCGGAACTGCGCATGGAGGGCCTGCTCGATACGGAGGTGCCCGGCGCGGTCGCCGACGAGGCCGTGGCGGTGCTGAGGGAGGCGCTGTCGAACGTCGCACGCCATGCCAGTGCGGACAGCGTGCGCGTGACCGCGGAGGTCGCGGCGGAAGCCGCGCCTGAGGCGACGGGGGAGACGACGGGTGGACACGGGCCGACGGGGCGGACGTTCACGCTCGGCGTCGTGGACGACGGCGCCGGCATACCGGAGGGCGCCCGGCACAGCGGACTGCACAATCTCGCGGAACGGGCGGAACGCCTCGGCGGCGGACTGCGCCTCGATACGCCCCCCGGCGGCGGCACGAGGCTCGTATGGCGGGTCCCGGCGGACGAGCCCGGGGGCGGGGACGGGGCCGGAGCCGGGGTCGGCGAGGAGGGGACCCCCGGCGGCTGA
- a CDS encoding SDR family oxidoreductase has protein sequence MTPEPDASPERGASKSGTGGPGLRVVVVGATGNVGTSVVRALADDPQVGSVLGVARRIPGWSPPKTTWASADIGREDVQRDGRTDGLTRLFRGADAVVHLAWIFQPTHQPSTTWRTNVLGSLRVFDAVADAGVPALVHASSVGAYSPGPKDRQVDESWPTHGWPEAAYCREKSYLERALDGFEPSHPEVRVVRMRPGFLFKQESASEQRRLFAGPFLPQRLVRPGLVPIVPDVPGLRMQTLHTDDAAEAYRLAVTGTARGAFNLAADPIVDAEVLAGLLDARVVRMPLRPLRTALAASWHSHLLPASPQLFDAVLRLPLMDAGRAGRELGWTPRWTADEAVGAFLTGLRNVAGMDTPTLTRSLPGGGRLRELRTGVGERP, from the coding sequence ATGACCCCTGAACCTGACGCTTCCCCCGAACGTGGCGCTTCCAAGTCCGGTACGGGCGGCCCCGGCCTGCGCGTCGTCGTGGTCGGCGCCACGGGCAACGTCGGTACGAGCGTGGTGCGTGCCCTCGCCGACGATCCGCAGGTCGGCTCGGTGCTGGGCGTGGCCCGCCGCATCCCGGGCTGGTCGCCCCCGAAGACCACCTGGGCCTCCGCGGACATCGGCCGCGAGGACGTGCAGCGCGACGGCCGTACGGACGGACTGACCAGGCTCTTCCGCGGTGCCGACGCAGTCGTGCATCTCGCGTGGATCTTCCAGCCCACCCATCAGCCGTCCACGACCTGGCGCACCAACGTCCTCGGCTCGCTGCGGGTCTTCGACGCCGTCGCGGACGCCGGGGTGCCCGCGCTGGTGCACGCGTCCTCGGTGGGTGCCTACTCGCCCGGACCCAAGGACCGCCAGGTCGACGAGAGCTGGCCGACGCACGGCTGGCCCGAGGCGGCCTACTGCCGGGAGAAGTCCTATCTGGAGCGGGCGCTGGACGGCTTCGAACCGAGCCACCCCGAGGTGCGCGTGGTGCGCATGCGTCCCGGCTTCCTCTTCAAGCAGGAGTCGGCGAGCGAGCAGAGGCGGCTGTTCGCGGGACCTTTCCTGCCGCAGCGCCTCGTAAGGCCGGGGCTGGTGCCGATCGTGCCGGACGTGCCGGGGCTGCGGATGCAGACTCTGCACACCGACGACGCCGCCGAGGCGTACCGCCTGGCCGTCACCGGCACCGCACGCGGCGCCTTCAACCTCGCGGCCGACCCCATCGTGGACGCCGAGGTCCTGGCGGGGCTGCTGGACGCCCGTGTCGTACGGATGCCGCTGCGGCCGCTGCGTACGGCGCTCGCGGCGAGCTGGCACTCGCATCTGCTGCCCGCCTCGCCGCAGCTCTTCGACGCTGTGCTGCGGCTGCCGCTGATGGACGCGGGCCGTGCCGGGCGTGAGCTGGGCTGGACGCCGAGGTGGACCGCGGACGAGGCGGTGGGCGCCTTCCTGACCGGTCTGCGGAACGTGGCCGGAATGGACACCCCCACGCTCACGCGGAGCCTGCCGGGCGGGGGGCGGCTGCGGGAGCTGCGTACGGGCGTGGGCGAGCGGCCGTAA
- a CDS encoding DUF2267 domain-containing protein has protein sequence MAGAMRYEEFTGQVQARADLGSRQAAEQAVRATLETVAERVPDGVADHLAAQLPHEAAESLRRVVAVHEMSPHERAEGRTSGERFDLPVFAGRVAWRGETSEEEALRRAGAVLEVLDAAVAPELMRKLEDVLPPDIRAVLPSGRAAT, from the coding sequence ATGGCAGGAGCGATGCGCTACGAGGAGTTCACCGGGCAGGTGCAGGCGCGTGCCGACCTCGGCAGCAGGCAGGCGGCGGAGCAGGCCGTGCGTGCCACCCTTGAGACCGTCGCGGAGCGCGTACCCGACGGAGTGGCCGACCATCTGGCCGCGCAACTCCCGCACGAGGCGGCCGAGTCGCTGCGCCGCGTCGTCGCCGTACACGAGATGTCGCCGCACGAGCGTGCCGAGGGCAGGACCAGCGGGGAACGCTTCGACCTGCCCGTCTTCGCGGGGCGCGTGGCCTGGCGCGGCGAGACGTCCGAGGAGGAGGCCCTGCGCCGTGCGGGCGCCGTACTGGAGGTGCTGGACGCGGCGGTGGCGCCCGAGCTGATGCGGAAGCTGGAGGACGTCCTCCCGCCGGACATCCGAGCCGTGCTGCCCTCGGGGCGCGCCGCCACATGA
- a CDS encoding FUSC family protein — MAKAQAPLMRSAAPQARAARVSQWLRRAANPNSSERQTLTLIGKSALVASVSWYIAHDLIGAQSPAFAPFSAVLIVQITAYQSLLQALRHVGAVSVGVSLQGAFGAFLGPNLLSFVLVALIAAFIGRWRRLGPQGSQVTTAAFFAFSTYAAAAGQSQGLRELGQIVLLVLIGCGVGVVVNVLVLPPMRYRSAEDGIHVLGQSLGDLAEDVCAALRRGELDKESTERWRYRAAQLGPMTAQAQTSVQTARESVHYHPWRVLGRWRGRPSFTGYQEVTDALERITYQMTSMTRSFDQWHDGEDRDGRGYRWFLVRYGDFLSCFAAVAEVFGRLDEDRLGEQCRELGAAVEELEEARGRLAEAAESGSPLPVSDPSEPYGILLAEAVRLLDEVEHAGDVLEQAVDRAGHQAAGRPGEGAR, encoded by the coding sequence ATGGCGAAGGCTCAGGCGCCGTTGATGCGGTCGGCGGCGCCTCAGGCCCGTGCGGCCCGCGTGTCCCAGTGGCTGCGCAGGGCCGCGAACCCGAACAGCAGCGAGCGGCAGACGCTCACGCTCATCGGCAAGAGCGCCCTGGTGGCGAGCGTCTCGTGGTACATCGCGCACGATCTGATCGGCGCGCAGAGCCCGGCGTTCGCACCGTTCTCGGCAGTGCTGATCGTGCAGATCACCGCGTATCAGTCGCTGTTGCAGGCGCTGCGTCACGTGGGCGCGGTGTCGGTGGGCGTCTCGCTACAGGGCGCGTTCGGCGCGTTCCTCGGCCCGAATCTGCTGAGCTTCGTACTGGTGGCGCTGATCGCGGCGTTCATCGGCAGATGGCGGCGGCTGGGGCCGCAGGGGTCGCAGGTCACCACGGCCGCGTTCTTCGCCTTCTCCACCTACGCCGCCGCTGCCGGGCAGAGCCAGGGGCTGAGAGAGCTGGGGCAGATCGTGTTGCTCGTGCTCATCGGCTGCGGGGTCGGCGTCGTGGTGAACGTGCTGGTGCTGCCGCCGATGCGCTACCGCAGCGCCGAGGACGGCATCCACGTACTCGGCCAGTCACTGGGCGATCTGGCCGAGGACGTCTGCGCCGCGCTGCGCAGGGGGGAGCTGGACAAGGAGAGCACGGAGCGCTGGCGCTATCGCGCGGCGCAGCTCGGGCCCATGACCGCGCAGGCGCAGACGTCCGTGCAGACCGCACGGGAGAGCGTGCACTACCACCCGTGGCGGGTGCTGGGCCGCTGGCGTGGCCGCCCCAGCTTCACCGGCTATCAGGAGGTCACCGACGCCCTGGAGCGGATCACCTATCAGATGACGTCGATGACGCGCAGCTTCGACCAGTGGCACGACGGGGAAGACCGTGACGGCCGGGGGTACCGGTGGTTTCTGGTCCGCTACGGCGACTTCCTGTCGTGCTTCGCCGCCGTCGCCGAGGTCTTCGGCCGCCTCGACGAGGACCGGCTGGGCGAGCAGTGCCGCGAACTGGGCGCCGCCGTCGAGGAGTTGGAGGAGGCGCGCGGCAGGCTGGCCGAGGCGGCGGAGAGCGGCTCGCCGCTGCCCGTGAGCGACCCGTCCGAGCCCTACGGGATTCTCCTGGCGGAGGCTGTACGGCTGCTGGACGAGGTCGAGCACGCGGGTGACGTGCTTGAACAAGCCGTCGACCGGGCCGGACACCAAGCCGCCGGGCGCCCCGGCGAAGGAGCCCGCTGA
- the ctaD gene encoding aa3-type cytochrome oxidase subunit I yields the protein MPVVTEPPPREAPTRRRRRPGAVMVTWLSTTDHKKIGSLYMASGFVFFLIGGVLALVMRAELARPGLQLISSEQYNQAFTMHGTIMMLFFATPLFAGFANAIMPLQIGSPDVAFPRLNMLSYWLYLFGGGITLIGFLTPGGTADFGWFAYTPLSDQQHSPNLGGDLWVMGLALSGFGTILGAVNFVTTIVCMRGPGMTMFRLPIFTWNILLTSVLVLLAFPVLAAALFALEADRKFGAHIYDAGNGGTLLWQHLFWFFGHPEVYIIALPFFGIVTEILPVFSRKPIFGYVGLVGATVAITGLSVTVWAHHMFATGAVLLPFFSFMSFLIAVPTGVKFFNWIGTMWRGSLSFETPMLWSVGFLVTFLFGGLTGVLLASPPMDFHVTDSYFVVAHFHYVVFGTVVFAMFAGFYFWWPKFTGRMLDEALGKIHFWTLFIGFHTTFLVHHWLGAEGMPRRYADYLASDGFTGLNMVSTVGAFLLGLSTLPFIYNVWKTAVSGQKVETEDPWGYGRSLEWATSCPPPRHNFGTLPRIRSESPAFDLHHPEHSEGI from the coding sequence ATGCCTGTAGTGACCGAACCGCCCCCACGGGAAGCCCCTACCCGCCGCCGCCGGCGGCCTGGCGCTGTGATGGTCACCTGGCTCTCTACGACGGACCACAAGAAGATCGGCTCTCTCTATATGGCGAGCGGCTTCGTCTTCTTCCTCATCGGCGGCGTGCTGGCGCTGGTGATGAGGGCCGAACTGGCGCGTCCCGGACTCCAGTTGATCTCATCCGAGCAGTACAACCAGGCGTTCACGATGCACGGCACGATCATGATGCTGTTCTTCGCCACCCCGCTCTTCGCCGGGTTCGCCAACGCGATCATGCCGCTCCAGATCGGCTCGCCCGACGTGGCCTTCCCCCGCCTGAACATGCTGTCGTACTGGCTGTATCTCTTCGGCGGCGGCATCACGCTCATCGGCTTCCTGACCCCTGGCGGCACCGCCGACTTCGGCTGGTTCGCCTACACGCCGCTCTCCGACCAGCAGCACTCGCCCAACCTGGGCGGCGACCTGTGGGTCATGGGCCTGGCCCTCTCCGGCTTCGGCACGATCCTCGGCGCGGTCAACTTCGTCACCACGATCGTCTGCATGCGCGGCCCAGGAATGACGATGTTCCGCTTGCCGATCTTCACCTGGAACATCCTGTTGACGAGCGTGCTGGTGCTCCTCGCCTTCCCCGTGCTCGCCGCCGCGCTCTTCGCGCTGGAGGCCGACCGCAAGTTCGGGGCGCACATCTACGACGCGGGCAACGGCGGAACGCTGCTGTGGCAGCACCTCTTCTGGTTCTTCGGCCACCCCGAGGTCTACATCATCGCGCTGCCGTTCTTCGGGATCGTGACGGAGATCCTCCCCGTCTTCAGCCGCAAGCCGATCTTCGGCTACGTCGGCCTCGTCGGCGCGACCGTCGCCATCACCGGCCTGTCCGTGACCGTATGGGCACACCACATGTTCGCCACCGGCGCCGTGCTGCTGCCGTTCTTCTCGTTCATGTCGTTCCTGATCGCGGTGCCGACGGGCGTGAAGTTCTTCAACTGGATCGGCACCATGTGGCGGGGGTCGCTGTCGTTCGAGACGCCGATGCTGTGGAGCGTGGGCTTCCTGGTGACGTTCCTCTTCGGCGGTCTGACGGGCGTGCTGCTCGCGTCGCCGCCCATGGACTTCCACGTCACCGACAGCTACTTCGTCGTGGCCCACTTCCACTACGTGGTCTTCGGCACCGTCGTCTTCGCGATGTTCGCAGGCTTCTACTTCTGGTGGCCGAAGTTCACCGGGCGGATGCTCGACGAGGCCCTCGGCAAGATCCACTTCTGGACGCTCTTCATCGGCTTCCACACCACGTTCCTCGTCCACCACTGGCTCGGCGCCGAGGGCATGCCGCGCCGCTACGCCGACTACCTCGCCTCCGACGGCTTCACCGGGCTGAACATGGTCTCCACCGTCGGCGCCTTCCTGCTCGGCCTGTCGACGCTGCCGTTCATCTACAACGTATGGAAGACCGCCGTGTCCGGGCAGAAGGTCGAGACGGAAGACCCGTGGGGCTACGGCCGCTCCCTGGAGTGGGCCACGTCCTGCCCGCCGCCCCGGCACAACTTCGGGACGCTGCCGCGCATCCGCTCCGAGTCCCCGGCCTTCGACCTCCACCACCCGGAACACTCCGAGGGCATCTGA
- a CDS encoding Crp/Fnr family transcriptional regulator: MTTPARPRLINALPPEGRERFMRLASQVGFPGGTRIFEEGRRADRFWIVRSGSVTLDLHVPGRQAATVETLGTDDLLGWSWMFPPYVWQLGASAASQVSALEFDADEVRELCEEDPELGRVVYHQVAWIIARRLHAARTRLLDLYGPQGSAPGV; this comes from the coding sequence ATGACGACCCCCGCACGTCCGCGTCTGATCAACGCGCTGCCTCCCGAGGGGCGCGAGCGGTTCATGCGGCTGGCCAGTCAGGTGGGGTTCCCCGGCGGCACCCGAATCTTCGAGGAGGGCCGGCGGGCGGACAGGTTCTGGATCGTCCGCAGCGGCTCCGTCACCCTCGACCTGCACGTACCGGGGCGGCAGGCGGCGACCGTCGAGACCCTGGGAACGGACGATCTGCTCGGCTGGTCCTGGATGTTCCCGCCATACGTCTGGCAACTGGGCGCCTCGGCCGCCTCGCAGGTCAGCGCCCTGGAGTTCGACGCGGACGAAGTACGGGAGCTGTGCGAGGAGGACCCCGAACTCGGCCGCGTCGTCTACCACCAGGTCGCCTGGATCATCGCCCGGCGGCTGCACGCGGCCCGTACGAGACTGCTAGACCTGTACGGACCGCAGGGCAGCGCGCCAGGGGTCTGA
- a CDS encoding alcohol dehydrogenase catalytic domain-containing protein encodes MKALVLHEPGRAAWESVPDPDIHDPQDVVVRVETTSICGTDLNILSGEVPRVMPGTVLGHEAVGEVVEAGRDVRTVRPGDRVLVSCITACGRCRFCREGSYGQCRGGGGWILGHRIDGTQAEYVRVPFADHSVHLLPGAIDSQDAVLFADIYPTGYEVGVLNGQVSPGDTVVVVGAGPVGLAAIATTRLYSPDRVVAVDLTPGRLEAAGRFGADARVLASDRPEQFVYDLTDGLGADVTIEAVGVPETFEMCTRMVRPGGHVANIGVHGKPAALHLEDLWIKDLTIRMGLVDTSSTPMLLSMLAAGRLPVSSLVTHVFELGAMEEAYEVFAGAAETGALKIALKGEQVYRADSSSLVTTAGSGARFG; translated from the coding sequence ATGAAGGCACTGGTCTTGCACGAGCCCGGCAGAGCGGCCTGGGAGAGCGTGCCCGATCCGGACATTCACGATCCGCAGGACGTCGTCGTACGGGTGGAGACCACCAGCATCTGCGGCACCGATCTCAACATCCTCAGCGGCGAGGTCCCGAGGGTGATGCCCGGCACCGTGCTGGGGCACGAGGCCGTCGGCGAAGTGGTCGAGGCGGGCCGCGACGTGCGGACGGTACGGCCGGGCGACCGGGTGCTGGTCTCCTGCATCACCGCGTGCGGCCGGTGCCGCTTCTGCCGTGAGGGCTCCTACGGGCAGTGCCGCGGCGGCGGTGGCTGGATCCTCGGGCACCGCATCGACGGCACACAGGCCGAGTACGTGCGTGTGCCGTTCGCGGACCACTCGGTGCATCTGCTGCCGGGCGCGATCGACAGCCAGGACGCGGTGCTGTTCGCGGACATCTATCCCACCGGCTACGAGGTCGGCGTGCTCAACGGGCAGGTGTCCCCCGGGGACACCGTCGTCGTGGTGGGCGCGGGGCCCGTCGGGCTCGCGGCGATCGCCACCACGCGGCTGTACTCGCCCGACCGCGTCGTCGCCGTCGACCTGACGCCGGGACGGCTGGAGGCGGCGGGCCGCTTCGGCGCCGACGCGAGGGTGCTCGCCTCCGACCGGCCCGAACAGTTCGTCTACGACTTGACGGACGGGCTCGGCGCGGACGTGACGATCGAGGCGGTGGGCGTGCCGGAGACGTTCGAGATGTGCACCCGCATGGTGCGGCCGGGCGGCCACGTCGCGAACATCGGCGTACACGGGAAGCCCGCGGCACTGCACCTGGAAGACCTGTGGATCAAGGACCTGACGATACGGATGGGCCTGGTCGACACTTCTTCGACGCCGATGCTGCTGAGCATGCTCGCCGCCGGGAGGCTGCCGGTGTCGTCGCTGGTCACGCACGTCTTCGAGCTGGGCGCGATGGAGGAGGCGTACGAGGTCTTCGCGGGCGCGGCCGAGACGGGCGCGCTGAAGATCGCGCTCAAGGGCGAGCAGGTCTACCGGGCGGACAGCTCGTCGCTGGTGACCACCGCGGGGAGCGGGGCGAGGTTCGGCTGA
- a CDS encoding universal stress protein, which produces MFQTVTVGLDGTRESLAAVDWAAREALLRGITLRIIQVRETGAYPYSPIADDEVEREWAQTITGEALDDLNSRMPDLSVTVDMVAGRPAHVLADASADTDLLVLGSRGLGTVLGFIVGSTALPTVAHTVCPVVLVRARPRTHREERSETAGPGAGHEPYGPDESYEPHERETGEPGDQDHPHLYPASETPGGDIVLGLDLGRPCDELIAFAFDMAARRSAQLRVLHAWDLPPTYGMRPLPVPPAMTNELLAAQNQALTATLRPWQDAQPDVKVQAEAVIGQPSRLLVEAAAQASMLIVGRRNRRSRLGTHVGTVAHAVMHHARTPVAVVPHD; this is translated from the coding sequence ATGTTCCAGACCGTCACGGTGGGCCTGGACGGCACGCGCGAGAGCCTGGCCGCCGTCGACTGGGCGGCCCGGGAGGCGCTCCTGCGGGGCATAACGCTGCGGATCATCCAGGTCCGTGAGACCGGCGCCTACCCGTATTCGCCCATCGCCGACGACGAGGTCGAGCGCGAGTGGGCACAGACGATCACCGGCGAAGCCCTCGACGATCTCAACAGCCGAATGCCGGATCTCTCCGTCACCGTCGACATGGTCGCGGGACGCCCAGCCCATGTGCTCGCGGACGCCTCCGCCGACACCGACCTGCTCGTACTCGGCTCCCGCGGCCTCGGCACCGTCCTCGGCTTCATCGTCGGCTCGACCGCGCTGCCCACCGTGGCGCACACCGTGTGCCCCGTGGTCCTCGTACGGGCGCGCCCCCGCACGCACCGGGAGGAGCGCTCCGAGACGGCCGGACCCGGCGCGGGACACGAGCCGTACGGGCCCGACGAGTCCTACGAGCCCCACGAGCGGGAGACCGGCGAGCCCGGCGACCAGGACCACCCCCACCTCTACCCCGCGTCGGAGACCCCCGGCGGCGACATCGTCCTCGGCCTCGACCTGGGCCGCCCCTGCGACGAACTCATCGCCTTCGCCTTCGACATGGCCGCCCGCCGCTCCGCGCAGCTCCGCGTACTCCACGCCTGGGACCTGCCCCCGACATACGGAATGCGGCCGCTGCCCGTACCGCCCGCGATGACCAACGAGCTGCTGGCCGCGCAGAACCAGGCGCTCACCGCCACGCTGCGCCCCTGGCAGGACGCACAACCCGACGTAAAGGTGCAGGCCGAGGCCGTCATCGGGCAGCCTTCGCGGCTGCTGGTGGAGGCGGCCGCCCAGGCGTCGATGCTGATCGTCGGCCGCCGCAACCGCCGCTCGCGGCTGGGCACCCACGTGGGCACCGTCGCCCACGCCGTCATGCACCACGCACGCACACCGGTCGCCGTCGTACCGCACGACTGA
- a CDS encoding DUF1876 domain-containing protein produces MPNTREWNVRIFLYEDEGTTTARAVLETGDTTLTGRGVARCNPEDVDIPEIGDELAASRAMAELGRQMMRAADRDLQGVGAGPLPPKARAAFGWPDVTV; encoded by the coding sequence ATGCCGAACACACGCGAATGGAACGTACGCATCTTCCTCTACGAGGACGAAGGCACCACCACCGCCCGCGCGGTACTCGAGACCGGCGACACGACACTCACCGGCAGAGGAGTCGCCCGCTGCAATCCCGAGGACGTGGACATCCCCGAGATCGGCGACGAACTCGCCGCGAGCCGCGCCATGGCGGAACTCGGCCGCCAGATGATGCGCGCCGCCGACCGCGACCTACAGGGCGTCGGCGCGGGCCCGTTGCCGCCCAAGGCACGCGCGGCCTTCGGCTGGCCCGACGTGACGGTGTGA
- a CDS encoding universal stress protein has translation MTEADDRVEVASEPRPVAVGVDGSAESLAAVEWAGAHAVSHDVPLWIVCARRKPLGAADGQEPWPQEQLHAAHRLAAGLYPSLKITEDAVCESPVKALMSVASEAGLLVLGSRGLGTVEGFVLGSVGLSVIAHTRRPVVAVRGRMPAGAAAETGPVVAGIDPHDRHADVLDFAFRTASAQRRTLRVAHAWSVRALYSYPSALPEPRMTAQAGRQAQQALEETLQPWRERFPDVTTEIWTEGAAVAPYLLQVASDATLLTIGRRPRGHPFPTRIGPVAHALLHHSPRPIALIPHA, from the coding sequence ATGACGGAAGCAGACGACCGGGTCGAGGTCGCGTCCGAGCCCCGGCCGGTGGCCGTAGGGGTCGACGGCTCCGCGGAGAGCCTCGCCGCAGTCGAATGGGCGGGAGCGCACGCCGTCTCGCACGACGTACCGCTGTGGATCGTGTGCGCACGACGCAAACCCCTGGGCGCCGCCGACGGCCAAGAACCGTGGCCCCAGGAGCAGTTGCACGCCGCCCACCGGCTGGCCGCCGGTCTCTACCCCTCCCTGAAGATCACCGAGGACGCGGTCTGCGAGTCCCCGGTGAAGGCCCTGATGTCCGTCGCGTCGGAGGCCGGTCTCCTCGTCCTCGGCTCCCGCGGCCTCGGCACCGTCGAGGGCTTCGTCCTGGGCTCGGTGGGACTCTCGGTCATCGCCCACACCCGGCGGCCGGTGGTCGCCGTACGGGGCCGTATGCCCGCGGGCGCCGCCGCCGAGACCGGCCCGGTCGTAGCGGGAATCGACCCCCACGACCGCCATGCCGACGTGCTCGACTTCGCCTTCCGTACGGCCTCCGCCCAGCGGCGGACCCTCCGAGTAGCCCACGCCTGGAGCGTGCGCGCCCTCTACTCCTACCCCTCCGCACTCCCCGAGCCCCGCATGACGGCACAGGCCGGACGGCAGGCGCAACAGGCACTGGAGGAGACCCTCCAGCCCTGGCGCGAACGCTTCCCCGACGTCACCACCGAAATCTGGACCGAGGGCGCAGCCGTCGCCCCCTACCTCCTCCAAGTCGCCTCCGACGCAACGCTCCTGACCATCGGCCGCCGCCCCCGCGGCCACCCTTTCCCCACCCGCATCGGCCCGGTGGCCCACGCCCTCCTCCACCACTCCCCGCGCCCGATCGCGCTGATTCCCCACGCGTGA